A region of the Bos mutus isolate GX-2022 chromosome 18, NWIPB_WYAK_1.1, whole genome shotgun sequence genome:
AGTCATAAAATGATGGCTATTGTTGGATTCTGGATTACAGAGTGGGCTTGTTAAGTTTTTTCTTAAAAGTGACTTGTATTCAAAAGGTAAACGCTTAAAGTACCTACATGGTATCAGGAAGAACAGTTCACTTCCTCCCTTCCCACcttgtaacattttaaataaggTGATTCCGAGACAGTGTTtttgaaaccaccaccacccccatgaAATTTGCATGTTTGGTTGGCTCACTTCCACATCAGCAGGCCAGTccctggagggcaggggtggTGTCCTGTCTGGCCAGGGGCTCTGAGGCCAGCACCCATCAGGCCCTCAGTCGACACCTGCCTATGGGATGGGGAACAGTAAAAGCGTCCTgggccctgctcccagcccctggACCTGGCGGTCTCAGGGCACTCCCGTGCTCACCTGCCCCCCAGGAGGGGTTTCAGGAGGaagcccctcctccccatccaTCTCGCTGACCACCTCCTCCCACGGCCACACTCCACACAGCGGGCTGGAGAGATCGACGGCTCTCTCCTCTTGTTTCTGAGGCCAGGGAGAGGCCAGTGAAGgcagaggtcaggggtggcatGGAGATGGGCTGAGGCACgaggatgggggcggggggagtgatATGAGGGTGGCTGGGGGTCAGCGAGGCAGCACCGGGAAGGGTTTGGTGCCCCGACCAAGGACTGGGGTAGGGATGAGGTTAAGAACCAAGGTGGTCCTGGGAGAAACGGGGTGGGCTGAGAGTCAGGGCAGGGTCAGAGTTGCCGCTGGTGGTGGCTTAGGGTGTTCTGGGGGTGTCAGGCCCACCTGCTGAATGGCCTGGAGCTCCACACCCAGCGACGGCGGCAGCAGGTTGGTGCAGTCCACTCTCCTCACCTGGGCCCCTTCGGATAGCCTGGCCACACAGTCAGGAGAGGGAAGGCTGCCTCCATGCCCAACCACCTGTCAGCCAGCCTATGAGGCTACTGCCCTGCCCACCTTGGGGCTGGAGGCCACGGTGGGGGCTCCCTGTCCTTGGGCTCCCCTCCTGCTTCCTCTTCCCCCGTCGTTCTACTCACTCATCCAGCCCCTCTTGGGTCTGACTCAGCTGCTCCTCCAAGTGGGAGATTTCCAGCCTCAGTTCCTGCAAAGGAAGGAGTAAAGGATCCCTGGCTCTGCCTTTTCCCCAGCCCCACGACTGGGCTCCTCTTCCAAGGCCAGGTCCACTCCTTTGACTTCTTTGGGATCCTCCATACACATACAGAcaaggagagaaggggaagaaacaGTAGCAGAAACTTAGGAAGCCAAAGAGAGGTAAAGAGCAACAGGAACCCGGAATCTAACCTATCAGTCAGGAAAACTAAGAAAAGGAGAGCAGGGATGGAAACACATGGGAAAACGAGAGACACAGAAAGGGGTGTCTACACCCCTATCACACACAGATGGGGTGCAAGAGACTCTGAAGAtaagggacagagagaggagtcaccccaggagacagaggaactgacccagagagaggcagagactgaaACCAGCCAGGCAGAGGTGTAGAAACAGGGGCAGGGGAGATGCTGTGAGAAATCACCCACAGAGAATGGGAGATggagatacagagagagagagaaaggacagaggAAAAGTGAACAtgcagagagagggggagagggagagagacgcACACAGTCAAACAGCAGTGATGGTAGAAACAAGAGGTGGAGACTCAGAAAAAGATCATCAGACACAGGAGGCAGGACACCccagagatggcaagagagaagCGCGGCCTGTGGCCGGGCCAGGGGGTTACCTGGGTTGTGGCTCTGTACTCCTCCAAGGTCTTCGTCAGGCTCTCCGCGTGGCGAGTGCGCTGGGAAAGCCCAAAGCTGACTGAGGCTGGGCTCAACCCACCAAAGACCCTGAGGTCAGGTCCGGGGGAAGGGGGTTCGGATGGATGggatgggattgggggcagagcgAGACCTGAAGAGAGCATCAGCTTCCCTGGAAACCCTCTGACCTCTCTGGGCTGAGTTTCCAAGCATTAGAGTCTAGTATGCGTGCatggctaagtcacttccgtcacgTGGAccgtaccccgccaggctcctctgtccacgggattctccaggcaagaatactggagtgggttgccatggtctcctctacaggatcttctcaacccagggattgaacccgtgtctcttatgtttcctatactggcaggcgggatctttaccactagtgccacctgggaagccccagagccaAGGAGGACTTTCCTTTGTAGACTTGAGGCAGGAGACACATCAAAGGCACATTTCCCTCCAGCCCACTCACCTCGGAGAGGATGGCATCTCGCTGGCAAATGAGGTGTTCACATTCATAGAGCTGCCGCTGCCAAGGAAGGAGCCCGTCCATCTGTCTGGCCTGCCCTCCCTGGCCTATCCCGCTCTCTGGAGCTCCTCTCCTCAACCTCCCTTCATGTCTCTGGACATCAGCTACACCGAGGGGGACTTCAGTGAGCTGCCCACTGGCCCTGGGGACCTCAGGGCTTGAGTCAAGTCCCTGATCTCACCAGACCACAGGGGCTGAAACTGGTGAGGGTAAAAACGGGCCTTGGGGAGGTAGGAAATCGTCAAGGCACTAGGGAGGGGTGGCACCTTCAAGATGTCCTTCTCCGAGGCCAGCTCCTCACTCCTCCTCTTCACTCCATCCCGCTCGGCCAGGAGCTTCCCATTCTGGAAGAAGGGACCCTGGTCACGATCACTTCAGCAAATGGCCATGTTAATATTCAGAGAAGACATGTGCTGAGCACATGATGTGCATCAGGCCTCATGCTTggcactctttcttttttctgagccTTTTAGATGCGGCTTTAATTATCCTTCAATGGCAGCCTTCCTaagacttttttttcactttttatttttatcagggtatagccgattaacaatgttgggacagtttcaggtgaacagtgaaggtgAACAgccatatacatgcatccattctctcccaaactccactcccattcaggctgccacataacattgagcagagtcccatgtgctatatagtagatccttgttggttatccattttaaatatagcagtgtgtacatgtccatcccaaactccctaactatctcttcctCTATCCATCCCCCTATTccctgtgctctgctgctgctgctgctaagtcgcttcagtcgtgtctgactctgtgcgaccccatagacggcagccaaccaggcttccccgtccctgggattctccaggcaagaacactggagtgggttgccatttccttctccaatgcatgaaagtgaaaagtgaaagggaagtcgctcagtcgtgtccgactcctacccaccccatggactgcagcccaccaggctcctctgtccatgggattttccaggcaagagtactggagtggggtgccattgccttctccgattcccTGTGCTCAGCTCTTCCTAATGTTTCAGCCCATTTAATCCCTCCAACAATCCTATAGGATCTCAGCTCTGAtttgcagatgaaaaaataaaaacagctgcAAAAATGGAGCTATGATGGGATgcatgtgaggattaaatgaactaatAATTACTGCTAACATTTACGGAGCACCTTGCCAGTGCTAACTTACTTCTGTGCCCTCTTTTAAGGATAAagatgggagttccctggtggtctagtggttaggatttggcgcTTCCACTAcggtggcctgggttcagtccctggtacagaaactgagatcctgcaaactgtgaggtgtggccaaaatagataaaatgaagacaaaaataacTGGCTCACagaaagactgagcaactttgcccAGGTTATATACATGGGAATTCATGCAAATACACGTTTAATATATGTTAATGAACACAAACACATTTAGAACAATGCCTAGCATATACCAAAATTTGGTGTtatattaaaaagacatttctaaaaCTTTGTATTATGAATTTTTAACCCACAAAAGTAAAACTAATGAAGTGGTGAACCCAgaaattccccagtggtccagtggttaagactgtactTTCACTGCAaaggcctggggttcaatccctggttagggaactaagatgccacaagctGCTTGActctgccaaaaaaaaattatgaactcCCATTATCTGTCACCCAATTTCAGTAATTAGATACATTTTCCCTGTTTGTTTCTTCTCTATGCGCCAAGAGTTTGCTTTGTTTAACcagattattttaaagcaaacccCAGGCTTATTATTTCACCTATAACTACTCCAGCATTTCTATTTGCTACTTGAAGACTTTTCCTTTAGTAAGACCACAACGCAAGGATCACTCTCAACAAAGTTAAGAATAATTCCTTTGTATCATCGCACACCTAGTGctcttttttggttttggttgtcTCACAAATGTTTTTTTCACATTTAGTTTGTTTGAATGAGGATCCAGACAAGGTCCACCATGGCTTTTGGTTGAAATGTCTCATTTCACCCGGCAGTGATTCCCCCACCTTCCCAATCCGGGCACTTCTCCAGGCCCTTCATTTGTGGAAGAAACCAGGTTATTTTCCCTGTAGAATTGCTTTACTGTCTTCTTGTTTCCTGTGCAGGACCGTCTCCATGTTCCTCCTGCCTCATTATTCCCTATAAACTGATGGATAGATCCAGGGCCTTGTTCAGATTTTTGTTCAATATTTTGGCAGGAAGATTTCTTGGGCGCTACTCTCCTATCTGtgtcagtcaaagctatggtttttctagtagtcatatatggatgtgagagctggaccataaagaaggctgagtgttgaagaaccgatgcttttgagttgcagtgctggagatctcgagaatcccttagactgcaaggagaccaaaacagtcaattctgaaggaaatcaaccctgaatgttaattggaaggaatggtgctgaagctgaacttccaataatttggccacttgatgcaaagagcccactcactaGAAAAAACCccgatgcttggaaagattgaaggcaaaatgagaagcaggggcagaggacaagatggttggatagcatcaccgactcaatgcatgTGAATCTGAACGAAGTCTGGGAAatagcggaggacagaggagcctggtgtgatgcagtactgtggtcacaaagagccaggcatGACTCAGCAATTGAACAACGATGTTCAACATGGTCGAGCAACAATGGCACAATGTAACAATGCCCATAACTATGGCACATCTGCATCAGAAGAATGTAAAGTCTGGCTGTCCCAACTATTCATGTTTACACTGTCACCATCCCCAGTTCTACAGAAGAAATTAAGGAGTGTAGGGGCTAAGAAACTTGACCAAGTTCACATGGAGAATAAGGTCAAATTCAAGTCTGATTCCAAATCCTGCACTTTTAGCTCTCACTCTCCTCTGGAGCTTGGGTGAGAATGGGGAACCAGCTTCACCCCTCATCTCAAGTTGCTCATCACTGGAGGTGGAGACTGACACAGAAGCATATGATAATAATGCCTAAGGTAGACTCTGAGGAGGCCTAGGACCTGGACCCTGTGGGAGCCCACAGCCTCCTTGCAAAAACCCTCTGGGAGCTTTTCAAGGAGGTTGTGCTGAGGCTGAGTCCTCAAGGGAGAGGGAGGGCAGTTATCTGGGAAAATAAGGGGGCCAACAGAGGGCAGCTCACACCTGCCAAAAATGGGACCTGATAAAATGGACCAAGTTGTAGCCTAGAGCTTCCAGGCACCAAAAACCTAGCAAGCTGcactgagttgtttttttttcagcactTCTTTTCCTGGCTGtagtgggtcttcattgctgcatgccggctctctctagctgtggcgtgtgggtttctcactgcagtggcttctcttgctgtggagcacaggctctaggtgtgggGGTTTCAGtggttgcagtacatgggcttggcagttgcagcttgcaggctctcTAGTGTGGGCTCAGTCATTGTGCTGCAGGGGCTTAGGTGCCCGGAGACATGTgcaatctccccagaccaggaatcgaaccactGTCTTCTGCATTTCAAGGTGgactcttgaccactggaccacgggGGAAGCCCTGCACTGAGTTTCTATATGGGGAAAGCATTTCAAAGCACAGAGGCAGTCAACTTTCCTTGGCCACACCTCTCCTCCTGGTGCCCCCGGGGAAATCAAGGCCAGCTCCTCCCTCACTCCAACCCAGCTCAGCTCCAAGTCTTCCATCAGCTGCCCTCACTCCCTGTGTCTCAGCGGGCCTGGGCTGCCAGGTGAAGGGCGGAGGAAGGACGGAGCCAGGAATGCTGTGTCAACATCTGTCCACCTGGCTGGGATTTGCAGGCTGGATTCTGGGCCGCTCGGCAGGAAACCTGGTTACTCAGCCGCTCTGGCTTCTTCTGCAGTAACCTGAGCCCCGCCCGCTCTGTGGGGTCTGTAGGAAAGCTGAGTGTCTGAGTGTCCCTTACTCCAGCATTATTCTGTGGTAACTTGAGAACTCCATCTATAGATGCTCTGTAGGCAGCTGCTGAGAGGGGAAAGGTAGGGGGAGGGAACCAAGAATAGCTGATTTATCGAGCGCCTAGGATGTCCCAGGCGCTGCTCAGAGCACTTCACCTGGCAGCAGGCCTTCTGGGCTGGAAGGAGAGACCACCGCTGACTGCCATTTGCCCTGCTTTCCTGGGGGGTCCACTCTCCACGGGAGTCGGGGAGAGGGGGTCCCAGCCCCAGGCTTAGAGGTGAATCAAGATGAAAATCTTAGCAGATTCCGGACACCCGGAATCTGGTTGGTCAGCTAACCCAGAGGCCATTCTCACCGCCTCTTACTCGCTTGCCTCCCACTGCAGAGGCCCAGCCTCTCGTCACGTGATCCACTGAGATGTAAGAGAAGTTTGTCGCTGCAGGGGTTGAGTTGGGGTGCTCCGGGAAAAATTTTTCCTTctgatgaagagagagagagccacGAGAGGAGCATTTGTCCCTCTTTGTCCTGCTTTGAGTGAGAACATGACGTCTGGAGCTGTTGCAGCCATCTGGGATCCTAAGGCCACAGGCAGACAAACAAGCCAAAAAGCTGCCAGACTAGCCCAGAACCTTCAAAACCTCTTGTCAGTTAATGTTCTTCATATTGAAGCTGCCGCGTCTTCGGCATTTTCTTCCCTGGAGCTGAAAGTAGTCCAGACCTGTCAGTGGCTGTGTTACCCATGCCAGGGAGTGGTTTGGCTATAATCATTTGAAGTCTTCTTGGCCAATGAGATATAAGAGGGAGATCCCATCATGGGGCTTCAGGGAAAGTTCCttcttgttcttcttctttttttttttttttaattttcaagttttttgtgggatcttagttcctcgaccagggattgaaaccatgtcccctgaatagtgcatagtcttaaccactggactgccagggaagtctctctccttattcttaaaaagaaatgttctGGAAAGAACAGTCACATCCTGCCTGCAGCCCATGCTTCACACCATGGTAGCTGTTCTGCAGCAAGATTCTCACTGCCCTAAACAGAGAGAATTTTCATGAAAGAGCCAGGGAACAGTAGTGGAATACTTTTTGGTTTGAATGTAAAAGCCATAATACAGACATAGGACAAAGAGATTTTGGGCAACTAATGAACAGATACCAGACGGAATGAGTATTACTGCTTGGACTGGGCAGAGATTctcagggctggggaggagtTCAGGAGAgtcaaggaagagaaaaacagagtgcAAATGCCTCCAGGCCAGCCCCAAGCAACCGGTTAGAGGGCTGGAGAGGAGGATGGATATAGTTGAACCACAGAACCTCTGGGATATCATCTGGAGGTTGTTTCCTAGCTCAGTCTGTGAACCAGAAACATATGTGAGTAAGAAAATAGAGGTGGTGGTGTGAGGAGTTAAAAGCCTAGAAGGCCCAGTGAGGCCCCTGTAGCCACAAAGTCACAGGAAAGCAGTTAGATCTCCTCTGTGCCCCTACAGGGTGTGGAGAACCCCTAGTGGTATTCCTCGGTCGTGGGGTCCAAACGAGGGCCACCACCATCACATGCAGTGAGGACGGTACACCCAGAGACCAGAAGGCAATGTCAGCCTCCCAGTGGATGCCAGCACGCAGTGGTGACTAAGGCTGAGGACCAGATGGGACAAAGAGCATCAATCTTGTGACCAGCAGAGAGAACAGACATTGAGTGAGGAGCACTGAGACGCTGCGTGGGTTTCCAGCAGCTTAGATGCCACCTTGTGTGTAGGGTTTATTTCCCCCTAAAAGGACTAAGTGGACCGCGAATTAATTAAGATAATGTTTTCTGTCTCGGATAGAATGAGGCTTGAATCTGACCTGAGGCTGGACTGGGCCTGTTCATGTTATGTGCAAGGTTCCGGGATAACAGAGGCCATTTAATTCCCACAACAATCCTAATGAACAGATACCCTTCTCTCCTGTTCTTACAGAATAAATCTGTGGCTCGGGAAGGGGAGGTCACCCGCCTGCAGGCTGTCTGTTGTGCAGGGATGGACTTTGAATCAGGGCTGACTATAAGGCCTGTTTTCTTACCATCATAAAAAAATACTAATACATGAACAGTAACAGCTAGCTTCTAGGGAGCTCTTCCCATGTGTCCTGCCTTGTGCCTCGAGCTGTAATCATCCCCTTGTTTAAATTTCACACAATCCAACCAGGGAGAGTCCGATATCTTGCCCTTTATCACAGATGAGGACACCGAGGCAGACAGAGAGGCGGACTGGCCCAGGCTGATGTCAGCAGCCTCACCAAAACCAGGAGTCAGCCAGGCGCCCCACACTCTTCTCAGCTGTAGCAGCCCTTTCATGCAGCCACATGACCTTCAGGGACATTCACACGTTACTGTGATTCTGGGGTCTCCTTCACCAGACTGAAGGGTGTTTGGGGAGGCAGTAGGCAGGAAGATCCTGAGgactggggaaggggtgggagggggtgctgGGCCTCAGCTCACCTCTTCCTGCAGAGTCTCCATCTCGGCCACCAAACGCTGCTGCTCCTTTTCCTGACCAAACCCAAAGAGAGAACAAAGGCTTCTTGTGGGGCTCCTCTGCCCCCACGCTGCCCTTCTCCCACCCCTGGGAACATGACTCAGGTTGGGTCATggaggagcagggctgggggaaCGGGTCTGAGGAGCCCTGCTGGCTCCTGCTGTCCCCCTTTGTCATGAGAGGGATGGCAAGCATCCTACTCAAAGTCTGGGGTGAGCAGGAAAGGgattgagggagacctgggtgaCCTTTgccctttcccattctgtagtcAAGCTCTGTTGCTCAGACTCCAAGAAAGTGGGAAGAAGAGAACAACTTTGTACCCCTTGCCCAAAACCCACCGTGTGCCGGGCCTGGGCCAGAAGGCTGCGGTTCTGTTCCTCCAGGCTCTTGGCCAGAGTCTTCAGGTCCTCCAGCTCCTCATCCACGCCCCTGGCCAACTGCAGAGCCTGCTGGgtactggtgggggtggggaggtaggccacaggagagagaggaagatccTGTGGTCACAGGTAGAGGTCACAGAGGTAGATCCCCTCAGAGCAACAGAGAAATCTCAGAGACTCAGAGGGGTGGGTACAGAGACCTACAGAGAGGAGCACAGAGACCCAGcgagaaatgaaggaaagagacagagtgGGCGACAGAGACCCAGTTTCTACTCAAATACCAAGAAAGTGGGAGGGAACCTGGGCCTGTGGGCAGGTAGGACGTGGAGGGTGCAGGACGGTGGACGTGGGGCCTGGCCTACCTGCGGAGCTGCTTGCGCAGGGCTGATATCTCCTCCCCGAGGCGTGCGGACCCCTCCTCGGCTGTCTCCACACTACGTTGCAGTTTGGCATTCTCCCCAGCCAGCCGGCGGTTGCTGAGCTCCAAGTCCTCCAGGCTGCTCAGCAGGTCGGCAGTGGCAggcctgggggcagggaaggggcagggTCACTGTCCGCAGCCCTGGCCTCCGTTCCCCAGGTTGGGTAGGTGCCGGTGGCAGGGAAATTGGCTCCTCCAGACAAACAGGAGACAGCCCTGTTCTCCCTGAGCTATTAGCCCAGCCTGCTTCCCTCACCCACTCCCCGGAGGACCCTAGGCCCTaggccaggccctgggccctAGGCCGCTGGAGGGCatgggcagggggagggcagggagggactGAGGATAGGTACAACTCAGGTCTGGGGTCTTCGCCTCCGAAGCTCTCCAGATTGGCCGGATCCTCAACTTCTGGGCATCCTagagggagacagagggtggTGGGCTCCCAGGTGATCCGAGATGTTAGCAACCCCCGGACTCCAGCCTTGGTCCTCCTTTGGCTTCCACCCTTGCGTTCACTCTAGGTGATCCCACCTGCTTCTGGGGCTGCACTCATACCACCCTCCAGGAAGCCTCTTGTTCATGGGCACCTTGAGCTCAGGCTAGATTTCCCCATGGGGCCCAACCACCCTACATTCATCACGCCAGACCCTGGGCAGCATTCCAGCTGCCCTGAACCTTGTCTCTCCTCTCAGTTCCCCCACTTACTCACCCAGCCCCTGGGCCGtcctggctccctccctcctcttgccTCGGGCCTCTCACCTTCTCCCCCTGGACCCTCACCACAGCCTCCACCCTGGCCTCCAGCCTCTCCctcctgtcctttccccattcAGCCCCAAAGGGGTCTTTCCTCCCCCAGAGTTAACATCTTCTCTCCTTCGCACAACCCTCCCCTGACTGCCCCCAAGCCACGTTGGAGGAGGTTCAAGAGCATGTTAAGAAAGCtctattttttggtttttgtttttataaggcTGGAGAAATGTAACACCAGTAACACCAGCACTTTTTTATGGAGCACCTCCTGTGTTGAAGGCTTTGGGGCAGAATGGTGAGCAAATCAACTGACAAAACAAGAGGGCAGGTAATGAGTCACAATCATATTTCTACAGGGAAGGGATGCAGATCTGTGCTGAGGATGCTGGAGAGAAAGGGACCTTCActtgcagcatcccaggctttccccaccagggcttccctacCCCGAGTGAAGGATGAGGGAAGACGTGGAAAGTCAGCTGAGGAAACAGCCTGAGCCCAGGCCAGGCGGGAGATGGGGACAAGACCAAAGGGACAGAGGATGCAGAAACTAGAGTGCAGGGAGGGGTGATGATGGTAAGAGGTGGGAGGGACCTCCGTGGCAGGGCTGGTGTCAGGAGGAGGAGTTGAAAACAAccaatgagggaaaaaaaagcaaacaccaAAGCTCAGGGCACGTGGGGAGGCAGTCATGGAGGTGCCTAGAAAGCTAGGTTAGAACAAATGTCTCTGGGGTCCGGCCCTATCCCCTGCTCTGGCCCCATGGGAAGTACCCCCCACTGTCTGACCCTGGGCctgcctgcttcattctatatataGTGATCTCACCAGATGGCAGTTGCTGGGAGGTCAGGGCTCCCTCGAAGGCCGTCTCCTCTTCCAGCTCTAATCCCCTGTATCAAAGGGATGAGACTTAGGGCCCCTGCAGCCACCTCCCCCGATCCTGACCAGCCTCCGACAGGGGGTTGCGGGTGATGGGAGGAGGGGCCAGGTCAGGTGAGAGCAAGCACCGTGGGGAGGAAGGTGAGGCCAGATGGCAAGCGCCTGGGGCCAGATGGAAAAGCAGGAGGGGCAAAGactgcccctggaggagggttggGGAGGGGCCTCTGTCAGCCCCTCaacatcccccttctcctctctccagcccctttcatttctgtcctcagaccctcccctcaccccaaccTCATCTCTATTCTCCTCTCTTCTCAGCCTCCTTCCAACCACAGCAGGTCCCTCTGCCTAAAGCGTGCTGGCTGCAGTAAGCAGGTATGAGCTTAGATCTTAGGAAAGGTTTTCTgaggggggctggggtgggggatggaggtGCGGGGACCCACCCATCCAGCTGACAGGCAGTG
Encoded here:
- the KASH5 gene encoding protein KASH5 isoform X2 produces the protein MDMPEDQAGGPTAKMYLWDQAEDRSLGTLLSLEEQILNSTFEACDPQRTGTVAVTHLLAYLEAVTGRGPQDARLQTLACSLDPSGEGPQATVDLDTFLVVMRDWITACQLDGGLELEEETAFEGALTSQQLPSGCPEVEDPANLESFGGEDPRPELPATADLLSSLEDLELSNRRLAGENAKLQRSVETAEEGSARLGEEISALRKQLRSTQQALQLARGVDEELEDLKTLAKSLEEQNRSLLAQARHTEKEQQRLVAEMETLQEENGKLLAERDGVKRRSEELASEKDILKRTRHAESLTKTLEEYRATTQELRLEISHLEEQLSQTQEGLDELSEGAQVRRVDCTNLLPPSLGVELQAIQQKQEERAVDLSSPLCGVWPWEEVVSEMDGEEGLPPETPPGGQRNLQEESAHPQEGREEPSTRLPRREEEDGAEIQVMVDLPFHPEDSHPGDILGNPPERVTRHLLIPAPLLGLLLLLLLSVLLLGQSPPPTWPHLQLCYLQPPPV
- the KASH5 gene encoding protein KASH5 isoform X1 — translated: MDMPEDQAGGPTAKMYLWDQAEDRSLGTLLSLEEQILNSTFEACDPQRTGTVAVTHLLAYLEAVTGRGPQDARLQTLACSLDPSGEGPQATVDLDTFLVVMRDWITACQLDGGLELEEETAFEGALTSQQLPSGCPEVEDPANLESFGGEDPRPELPATADLLSSLEDLELSNRRLAGENAKLQRSVETAEEGSARLGEEISALRKQLRSTQQALQLARGVDEELEDLKTLAKSLEEQNRSLLAQARHTEKEQQRLVAEMETLQEENGKLLAERDGVKRRSEELASEKDILKRQLYECEHLICQRDAILSERTRHAESLTKTLEEYRATTQELRLEISHLEEQLSQTQEGLDELSEGAQVRRVDCTNLLPPSLGVELQAIQQKQEERAVDLSSPLCGVWPWEEVVSEMDGEEGLPPETPPGGQRNLQEESAHPQEGREEPSTRLPRREEEDGAEIQVMVDLPFHPEDSHPGDILGNPPERVTRHLLIPAPLLGLLLLLLLSVLLLGQSPPPTWPHLQLCYLQPPPV
- the KASH5 gene encoding protein KASH5 isoform X3 encodes the protein MDMPEDQAGGPTAKMYLWDQAEDRSLGTLLSLEEQILNSTFEACDPQRTGTVAVTHLLAYLEAVTGRGPQDARLQTLACSLDPSGEGPQATVDLDTFLVVMRDWITACQLDGGLELEEETAFEGALTSQQLPSGCPEVEDPANLESFGGEDPRPELPATADLLSSLEDLELSNRRLAGENAKLQRSVETAEEGSARLGEEISALRKQLRSTQQALQLARGVDEELEDLKTLAKSLEEQNRSLLAQARHTEKEQQRLVAEMETLQEENGKLLAERDGVKRRSEELASEKDILKRQLYECEHLICQRDAILSERTRHAESLTKTLEEYRATTQELRLEISHLEEQLSQTQEGLDELSEGAQVRRVDCTNLLPPSLGVELQAIQQRNLQEESAHPQEGREEPSTRLPRREEEDGAEIQVMVDLPFHPEDSHPGDILGNPPERVTRHLLIPAPLLGLLLLLLLSVLLLGQSPPPTWPHLQLCYLQPPPV